In Kordia antarctica, the following proteins share a genomic window:
- a CDS encoding Abi family protein: MGKKATTVKEQIDILKERGMNFDCGIDKAEEMLLDIGYYRLGFYWYPFEIDKEHNFKEGTIFSNVINLYYLDVDLRNVLLKYLKRIEVNFRTKIIYYTCNKYIEDPIWYSNPKIMAYWFITKLDVNLYTDKFKEENKQIKLHHVNNRNDIYAPTWKTFEFLTFGAIVTIFNALKNEELKKEISKLYGLNNLNTFINFVHTIKFIRNICAHAGVLFDLNFPQGIYKIPRVKFNNNNNQSLDAGIKTMSFILKNISEDRNSDMNTEIDDLFKEHTNNEILKEIIINKIGYNI; this comes from the coding sequence ATGGGAAAGAAAGCAACCACCGTAAAAGAACAAATAGACATTCTAAAAGAAAGAGGAATGAATTTTGATTGTGGAATAGATAAAGCTGAAGAAATGCTTTTAGATATAGGTTATTATAGACTTGGGTTTTATTGGTACCCATTCGAAATAGACAAAGAACATAATTTCAAAGAAGGAACTATATTTTCAAATGTCATTAACCTTTATTACTTAGATGTTGATTTAAGGAATGTTTTACTAAAATATTTAAAACGTATAGAAGTAAATTTTAGAACTAAAATTATTTATTATACTTGTAACAAATATATTGAAGACCCAATATGGTATTCTAATCCGAAAATAATGGCTTATTGGTTTATTACTAAATTAGATGTGAATCTATATACAGATAAATTTAAAGAAGAAAATAAACAAATAAAACTACATCATGTAAATAACCGAAATGATATATATGCGCCTACTTGGAAAACTTTTGAATTTCTGACTTTTGGAGCAATTGTCACTATTTTTAATGCATTAAAAAATGAAGAGTTAAAAAAAGAAATTTCAAAACTTTACGGATTAAATAATCTTAATACATTTATAAATTTCGTCCATACCATAAAATTTATTCGAAATATTTGTGCACATGCAGGAGTTTTATTTGATTTAAATTTTCCACAAGGAATATACAAAATCCCTAGAGTAAAGTTTAATAACAACAACAACCAATCTTTGGATGCGGGAATAAAAACAATGTCGTTTATTTTAAAAAATATTTCTGAGGACAGAAATTCTGATATGAATACTGAAATAGACGACTTATTTAAAGAGCATACTAATAATGAAATACTCAAAGAAATAATTATCAATAAAATTGGCTACAATATATAA
- the ilvD gene encoding dihydroxy-acid dehydratase codes for MNTLNKYSKTVTQDPTQPAAQAMLHAIGLTKEDFFKPIIGIASTGYEGNPCNMHLNDLAKLTKQGTKNQDIIGLIFNTIGVSDGISMGTPGMRYSLPSRDIIADSMETVVQAMSYDGLITVVGCDKNMPGALMAMIRLNRPSILVYGGTIDSGCHNGKKLDVVSAFEAWGSKVAGTMDETEYQNIVEKACPGAGACGGMYTANTMASAIEALGMTLPFNSSNPALSDAKKQESIAAGEAMRLLLEKDIKPSDIITRKSLENAIRLITILGGSTNAVLHFLAIARAAQIDFTLKDFQQISDTTPFLADLKPSGKYLMEDVHAIGGIPAVLKYLLKKGLLHGDCLTVTGKTIAENLLDVDDLKEGQDVIRSIENPIKISGHLRMLYGNLATEGSVAKITGKEGLSFKGKAKVFESEYEANDGIRDGKVEKGDVVVIRYEGPKGGPGMPEMLKPTAAIMGAGLGKDVALITDGRFSGGTHGFVVGHITPEAQEGGTLALVKDNDIITIDAETNSIQLEVFEEELQERRKQWKAPELKFERGVLYKYAKTVSSASKGCVTDEF; via the coding sequence ATGAATACCTTAAATAAATACAGTAAAACAGTCACACAAGATCCTACGCAACCTGCCGCGCAAGCTATGTTGCACGCAATCGGGTTGACGAAAGAAGACTTTTTCAAACCCATTATCGGAATTGCAAGTACAGGATACGAAGGAAATCCATGTAACATGCACCTAAACGACTTGGCAAAGTTGACAAAACAAGGAACGAAAAATCAAGATATCATTGGATTAATATTTAATACAATTGGTGTAAGCGACGGAATCTCTATGGGAACTCCAGGAATGAGGTATTCGTTGCCTTCGCGCGATATCATTGCAGATTCTATGGAAACGGTTGTGCAAGCAATGAGTTACGACGGACTAATTACGGTTGTTGGTTGTGACAAAAATATGCCTGGCGCATTAATGGCAATGATTCGTTTAAATCGTCCAAGTATTTTAGTTTACGGCGGAACGATTGATTCTGGTTGTCACAATGGAAAAAAACTCGATGTTGTCTCTGCTTTTGAAGCTTGGGGAAGCAAAGTTGCGGGTACAATGGACGAAACAGAATATCAAAACATTGTTGAAAAAGCCTGTCCTGGTGCTGGCGCTTGTGGCGGAATGTACACTGCAAACACCATGGCTTCTGCAATAGAAGCGTTAGGAATGACATTACCATTCAACTCGTCAAATCCTGCATTGAGTGATGCAAAAAAGCAAGAATCAATTGCGGCTGGTGAAGCAATGCGTTTATTACTTGAAAAAGATATCAAACCATCGGACATTATCACACGAAAATCGTTGGAAAATGCAATCCGATTAATCACTATTCTTGGCGGATCAACCAATGCAGTATTACACTTTTTGGCAATTGCCAGAGCCGCACAAATAGATTTCACACTAAAAGACTTTCAGCAAATAAGCGATACAACTCCATTTCTTGCCGATCTAAAACCAAGCGGAAAATATCTCATGGAAGATGTACACGCTATTGGCGGAATTCCTGCAGTATTAAAATATTTACTCAAAAAAGGATTACTTCATGGCGATTGTTTAACCGTTACCGGAAAAACCATTGCTGAAAACCTATTAGATGTTGACGATTTAAAAGAAGGTCAAGATGTAATCAGATCGATTGAAAACCCAATCAAAATATCTGGACACTTACGCATGTTATATGGAAACCTGGCAACGGAAGGAAGTGTTGCCAAAATCACGGGAAAAGAAGGTCTTTCTTTTAAAGGAAAAGCAAAAGTATTTGAAAGTGAATACGAAGCAAATGACGGAATCCGTGATGGAAAAGTAGAAAAAGGCGATGTAGTTGTCATTCGGTACGAAGGCCCAAAAGGTGGTCCAGGAATGCCAGAAATGCTAAAACCAACCGCTGCAATAATGGGCGCAGGTTTAGGAAAAGATGTCGCACTTATTACTGACGGACGATTTTCAGGCGGAACACACGGTTTTGTGGTCGGGCATATTACACCAGAAGCACAAGAAGGCGGAACGCTCGCATTAGTAAAAGATAATGATATTATCACAATTGACGCAGAAACAAATTCAATTCAACTAGAAGTATTTGAAGAAGAACTGCAAGAACGTAGAAAACAATGGAAAGCACCAGAACTCAAATTTGAACGCGGTGTTTTATACAAATATGCAAAAACAGTTTCATCAGCATCAAAAGGATGTGTTACTGACGAGTTTTAA